Proteins from a genomic interval of Luteolibacter sp. Y139:
- a CDS encoding ROK family protein, with protein sequence MTVTAPRLSELPVSCVPVLDPDFLPAVLWNRAYREMAAGGRMLELALVRQDGTAFRWSSPVLANTPENVPLTLRYIERVLKFLLWQKGGSRVLIAGAPELVPALEEIYGPGGAREFDWAFIGTKIFGEPLSFTAVEVADLPSECGDAMALGRHLDGCRIGFDLGGSDRKCAAVIDGEVVFSEEIVWDPYFQSDPAYHIEGVQDSLQRAAAHLPRVDAIGGSSAGVYVNNEVRAASLFRGVSEADFESRIKGMFLELKDRWSGIPFEVVNDGEVTALAGSMALQQNAVLGVAMGTSEAAGYVDPGGSIRPWLNELAFAPVDYRENGPRDEWSGDEGCGVQFFSQQGVARLAKAAGFDFGTMPFPEQLVEVQTAMKAGDDRARKIYQTIGTCFGYAIAHYADFYEIGSLLILGRVTSGEGGSIIIEEAEKVLATEFPQLSIQLVVPDEKTKRHGQAVAAASLAALT encoded by the coding sequence ATGACGGTTACCGCACCCCGCCTTTCTGAATTGCCCGTCTCCTGCGTTCCGGTGCTCGATCCGGACTTCCTGCCCGCCGTCCTCTGGAACCGTGCTTACCGTGAGATGGCCGCTGGTGGACGGATGCTGGAGCTCGCGCTGGTCCGTCAGGATGGGACGGCCTTCCGTTGGTCCTCGCCGGTGCTGGCAAATACTCCGGAAAACGTCCCGCTGACGCTGCGCTACATCGAGCGCGTGCTGAAATTCCTGCTCTGGCAGAAGGGTGGCAGCCGCGTGCTGATCGCCGGTGCGCCGGAGCTGGTGCCCGCACTGGAGGAGATCTATGGGCCGGGTGGGGCACGTGAGTTCGACTGGGCTTTCATCGGCACGAAGATCTTCGGTGAGCCGCTGAGTTTTACCGCGGTGGAGGTGGCTGATTTACCCTCCGAGTGCGGCGACGCGATGGCTCTGGGCCGTCATCTGGATGGTTGCCGCATCGGCTTCGACCTCGGTGGCTCGGACCGGAAATGCGCCGCGGTGATCGATGGCGAGGTGGTTTTCTCAGAGGAGATCGTTTGGGATCCCTATTTCCAGAGCGACCCGGCGTATCACATCGAGGGCGTGCAGGACTCGCTGCAACGCGCCGCCGCGCATCTGCCGCGGGTGGATGCGATCGGTGGCAGCTCGGCTGGCGTGTATGTGAACAATGAGGTGCGCGCCGCTTCGCTATTCCGGGGCGTGAGCGAGGCGGACTTCGAGAGCCGGATCAAGGGTATGTTCCTGGAGCTGAAGGATCGGTGGAGTGGTATTCCTTTCGAGGTCGTGAACGACGGCGAGGTCACCGCGCTCGCCGGCTCGATGGCACTCCAACAGAATGCCGTGCTGGGCGTGGCCATGGGCACCAGCGAGGCAGCCGGCTATGTGGATCCCGGCGGCTCGATCCGCCCGTGGCTGAATGAGCTCGCTTTCGCGCCGGTGGACTATCGTGAAAATGGTCCGCGCGACGAGTGGAGCGGCGATGAAGGTTGCGGCGTGCAATTCTTTTCGCAGCAGGGTGTGGCTCGGCTCGCCAAGGCTGCTGGCTTTGACTTCGGAACCATGCCTTTTCCCGAGCAACTCGTGGAGGTGCAGACGGCGATGAAGGCGGGGGATGACCGGGCGCGGAAGATCTATCAGACGATCGGCACCTGCTTCGGGTATGCCATCGCGCACTATGCGGACTTTTATGAGATCGGCAGCCTGCTGATCCTTGGCCGTGTGACCTCGGGTGAGGGCGGTTCGATCATCATCGAGGAAGCCGAGAAGGTGCTGGCCACGGAGTTTCCCCAGCTGAGCATCCAGCTGGTGGTGCCGGACGAAAAGACCAAGCGCCACGGACAAGCGGTCGCCGCGGCGAGCTTGGCGGCATTGACTTGA
- a CDS encoding DUF5069 domain-containing protein, which yields MTYVPLISTGTAGPLGVLHLPRLWLKVSLEARGMLADGYPGAGKGYDQMVIDGLGLEREAVISYISSERPTYPQFEAWVKAQPGAKLDAATIKALNSSILGYIHSDETRKKVMAANGLPDDVNAPKDAVSINNLDDWQEFHAAVLK from the coding sequence ATGACATACGTTCCTCTCATTAGCACCGGCACCGCCGGTCCGCTTGGCGTGCTCCACCTGCCCCGGCTTTGGCTCAAGGTGTCGCTTGAGGCCCGCGGCATGCTGGCCGATGGCTACCCTGGAGCGGGCAAGGGCTACGACCAGATGGTCATCGATGGGCTGGGCCTCGAGCGCGAGGCCGTGATTTCCTACATCTCCAGCGAGCGTCCCACCTACCCGCAGTTCGAAGCCTGGGTGAAGGCTCAGCCGGGCGCGAAGCTTGATGCCGCCACGATCAAGGCGCTCAATTCCTCCATTCTCGGTTACATCCACTCGGATGAGACGCGGAAGAAGGTCATGGCCGCGAATGGCCTGCCAGACGACGTCAATGCACCGAAAGACGCGGTGAGTATCAACAACTTGGACGACTGGCAGGAATTCCATGCCGCGGTCCTGAAGTAG
- a CDS encoding zinc-binding alcohol dehydrogenase family protein produces MKAIAITQKLPLDHPDCFVEIDLPDPVPGPRDLLVRVKGVAVNPVDYKQRQARKQEETEPRILGWDAAGIVEAVGDEVKHFRRGDQVYYAGDVTRPGCNAELQVVDERLAAKKPASLDFAAAAALPLTAITAWECFFERLGLSAGDLKEGKGKHLLIIGGAGGVGSIGIQIATALTGYTVIATASRPETVEWCRRMGAHRVIDHSIDWTAELDKRGIAAVDYIACFSDTTGHWANMAKAIIPQGKITAIVESPTVPDIGLMKPKSVTFSWEFMFTRSMFQTPDMIAQHDLLKEVATLVDAGRIFSTMKENGGILTPASLAQAHLDLEAGKMIGKRAFDTGW; encoded by the coding sequence GTGAAAGCCATCGCCATCACGCAAAAACTCCCGCTCGATCACCCGGACTGCTTTGTCGAAATCGACCTCCCCGATCCCGTCCCAGGTCCGCGTGACCTGCTGGTGCGGGTCAAGGGCGTGGCCGTCAACCCGGTGGACTACAAGCAGCGGCAGGCCCGCAAGCAGGAGGAAACCGAGCCGCGCATCCTCGGCTGGGACGCCGCAGGCATCGTCGAGGCCGTGGGTGATGAGGTGAAGCACTTCCGCCGGGGCGATCAGGTCTACTACGCAGGGGACGTCACCCGCCCCGGCTGCAATGCCGAACTCCAAGTGGTGGACGAGCGTCTTGCTGCCAAGAAACCGGCTTCGCTGGACTTCGCCGCCGCTGCCGCTCTGCCGCTGACCGCGATCACCGCTTGGGAGTGCTTCTTCGAACGCCTCGGCCTGTCCGCGGGCGACCTGAAAGAAGGCAAGGGCAAGCACCTCCTCATTATCGGCGGTGCGGGCGGCGTCGGTTCCATCGGCATCCAGATCGCCACCGCTCTCACCGGCTACACGGTCATCGCCACCGCCTCACGGCCGGAGACCGTCGAATGGTGCCGACGGATGGGCGCGCATCGCGTGATCGACCACTCGATCGACTGGACTGCTGAGCTCGACAAACGCGGCATCGCTGCCGTCGACTACATCGCCTGTTTCTCCGACACCACCGGCCACTGGGCGAACATGGCCAAAGCCATTATCCCCCAGGGCAAGATCACCGCCATTGTCGAGTCGCCCACCGTGCCGGACATCGGCCTCATGAAGCCGAAGAGCGTGACCTTCTCGTGGGAGTTCATGTTCACCCGCTCCATGTTCCAGACGCCGGACATGATCGCGCAGCACGATCTGTTGAAGGAGGTGGCCACACTTGTCGACGCGGGCCGTATCTTCAGCACGATGAAAGAAAACGGCGGCATCCTCACGCCCGCATCCCTCGCGCAGGCCCATCTTGATCTTGAGGCCGGCAAGATGATCGGCAAGCGGGCGTTCGACACCGGGTGGTAA
- a CDS encoding sulfatase/phosphatase domain-containing protein, protein MRPLLLLAALALAPALFAADKPNILFLFSDDHALNAISAYGGPLKDLAPTPNIDRIAKDGVVFTRSYCGNSICGPSRATILTGKHSHINGFPDNDGSRFDGSQTTFPKLLQKAGYQTSIIGKWHLATDPTGFDHWDILPEQGNYYNPDFISPEGRKHEEGYCTDIITDKAIAWLESRDKSKPFVLMCQNKAPHRNWMPALRHMELYKEVSFPEPATLFDNYEGRSSTLKEQQMMVAKNLSWGADMKFKGENQYPDFFTSESPNGEYRRMTDEQKQAWDEVRDPENEAFLADMKAGKLKPDDVTRWKYQRYVKDYLRCVRAVDENVGRVLDYLDKTGLAKNTLVIYSSDQGFYLGEHGWFDKRWMFEESLSMPFIARWPGVVKPGTRNQTLIQNIDYAPTFLEAAGVPIPAGIQGKSLLPVLKGETPADWRKAIYYFYSGERTHHVAPHDGVRTDRYKLMYFPSTKEWNLFDLEKDPQELKSVHDDPAYATVLEEMKKTYEQERRDYHVSPSTIPATRFNENWWKPRHENKVKLAKEGGHDLVFIGDSITQGWEGKGKEAWDKYYGNRKALNLGFSGDRTEHVLWRLMNGELENVDPKLFVLMIGTNNTGHRQDPPEQTADGIKLILDLLQDRKPNAKILLLSIFPRAPKPEDGLRQLNEQINARIKNFADGDRIQYLDMSDAFLDGDNVLAKEIMPDYLHPNDVGYEIWAKVMESHIAKLTGTPEVK, encoded by the coding sequence ATGCGCCCGTTGCTCCTGCTTGCCGCCCTCGCCCTGGCCCCCGCGCTTTTCGCCGCGGACAAGCCGAATATCCTGTTCCTCTTCTCCGATGACCATGCTCTGAATGCCATCTCCGCCTACGGCGGCCCGCTGAAGGACCTGGCACCCACGCCGAACATCGACCGCATCGCGAAGGACGGCGTGGTCTTCACCCGCTCCTACTGCGGGAATTCGATCTGCGGCCCTTCCCGCGCCACCATCCTCACCGGCAAGCACAGCCATATCAATGGCTTCCCTGACAATGACGGTTCCCGCTTCGATGGCAGCCAGACGACCTTCCCCAAGCTCCTTCAGAAAGCCGGCTACCAAACCTCGATCATCGGAAAGTGGCACCTCGCCACCGACCCGACTGGCTTCGACCACTGGGACATCCTTCCCGAGCAAGGGAACTACTATAACCCCGACTTCATCAGTCCCGAGGGCCGGAAGCATGAAGAAGGCTACTGCACCGACATCATCACCGACAAGGCGATCGCCTGGTTGGAGAGCCGGGACAAGTCAAAGCCCTTCGTGCTGATGTGCCAGAACAAGGCTCCGCATCGCAATTGGATGCCTGCCCTCCGGCACATGGAGCTTTACAAGGAGGTCAGCTTCCCCGAGCCCGCCACGCTTTTCGACAATTACGAGGGGCGTAGTAGCACCCTCAAGGAGCAGCAGATGATGGTCGCCAAAAACCTCTCCTGGGGTGCCGACATGAAGTTCAAGGGCGAGAACCAGTATCCTGACTTCTTCACCAGCGAGAGCCCCAACGGCGAATACCGCCGCATGACCGACGAGCAGAAGCAAGCTTGGGACGAGGTGCGCGACCCGGAAAACGAGGCCTTCCTCGCCGACATGAAGGCTGGCAAGCTCAAGCCCGACGACGTCACCCGCTGGAAATACCAGCGTTATGTGAAGGACTACCTGCGCTGCGTCCGCGCCGTGGATGAAAACGTCGGTCGCGTGCTCGACTACCTGGACAAGACCGGTCTCGCGAAGAACACGCTGGTGATCTATTCGTCCGACCAAGGGTTCTACCTCGGCGAGCACGGCTGGTTCGACAAGCGCTGGATGTTTGAGGAAAGCCTTTCGATGCCCTTCATCGCCCGCTGGCCCGGCGTCGTGAAGCCCGGCACCCGCAATCAGACACTGATCCAGAATATTGACTACGCCCCGACCTTCCTCGAAGCCGCCGGCGTCCCCATCCCCGCCGGCATCCAGGGCAAGAGCCTGCTGCCCGTGCTGAAGGGCGAGACGCCGGCCGATTGGCGGAAAGCGATCTACTATTTCTATAGTGGCGAGCGCACCCACCACGTCGCCCCGCACGACGGCGTCCGCACCGACCGCTACAAGCTGATGTATTTCCCCTCCACCAAGGAGTGGAACCTCTTCGATCTCGAAAAGGATCCGCAGGAACTGAAATCCGTCCACGACGATCCCGCCTACGCGACCGTGCTGGAGGAGATGAAGAAGACCTACGAGCAGGAGCGCCGCGACTACCACGTGAGCCCATCGACCATCCCGGCCACCCGCTTCAACGAGAACTGGTGGAAACCCCGCCACGAGAACAAGGTGAAGCTCGCCAAGGAAGGCGGCCACGACCTCGTCTTCATCGGCGATTCCATCACCCAGGGCTGGGAAGGCAAAGGCAAGGAAGCCTGGGACAAATACTACGGCAACCGGAAAGCCCTCAACCTCGGCTTCTCCGGGGATCGCACCGAGCACGTCCTGTGGCGCCTGATGAATGGCGAACTGGAGAACGTGGATCCCAAGCTCTTCGTCCTGATGATCGGCACCAATAACACCGGCCACCGCCAGGACCCGCCGGAGCAGACCGCCGACGGCATCAAGCTGATCCTCGACCTCCTTCAGGACCGCAAGCCGAACGCCAAAATCCTCCTTCTCTCCATTTTCCCGCGCGCCCCGAAACCGGAAGACGGCCTTCGCCAGCTCAATGAACAGATCAATGCCCGTATCAAGAACTTCGCGGACGGCGACCGCATCCAATACCTCGATATGAGCGACGCCTTCCTCGACGGCGACAACGTCCTCGCCAAGGAAATCATGCCCGACTACCTCCACCCGAACGACGTGGGCTACGAAATCTGGGCCAAGGTGATGGAAAGCCACATCGCGAAGCTGACAGGCACCCCGGAGGTGAAGTAG
- a CDS encoding glycoside hydrolase family 75 protein encodes MSSGDPNHIEGLRRPPSKGGFPWLRASAFIIVVAGAILPFTPPGQKILRGVKHLVQSPPPPATVVENKVDDTQDRIRDVEAKHRQQMEELEANYQRDLASLKKQAEDAERRANAPEAPLSAHTAQNGGDVRTLRSGIPFKSEVKVDKGGIASIERKDDNSYTAEYKLTIRVPEPSKTLEQLQTVNPHLSKLLPGLPGMMEKSEVSRWFYDLYDRKTRSLREDATKLNELLTKHNYYDCETMLNLTHPQSGRKIFLLQAEMDVVSDGSDGDRLPTMPDEIVNSPNYQPYTSYGWPKKTTTANPMIAGFERRIANANKELAGSSTAADRKAWLRTRIAELKRGIDDMKARSFLIAEYDPFIVIPTSLLSGREPFSPKVGDYAVVVHGEKLYPAIVGDGGPTFKVGEASLRIAKQINARSSSYSRPESDLTVTYLVFPGSRDEAKGPPDYEKWRTRCEELLKDCGGLGEGVELYRWENLLPDLTPPTPNPAPTPAGNSAPPPVPAPSGTPEPAPAPER; translated from the coding sequence ATGAGTTCCGGCGATCCGAATCACATCGAAGGCCTGCGCCGCCCACCGTCGAAGGGGGGCTTTCCGTGGCTGCGGGCGTCGGCGTTCATCATCGTGGTCGCCGGTGCGATTCTTCCGTTCACGCCGCCCGGCCAGAAGATCCTCCGCGGCGTGAAGCATTTGGTCCAGTCACCGCCGCCGCCCGCGACCGTGGTGGAGAACAAGGTGGATGATACCCAGGACCGTATCCGCGATGTGGAGGCCAAGCACCGCCAGCAGATGGAAGAGCTGGAAGCGAATTATCAACGGGACCTCGCCAGCCTGAAGAAGCAGGCAGAGGACGCCGAGCGTCGAGCCAATGCTCCGGAGGCCCCGCTCTCCGCCCACACCGCGCAGAATGGTGGCGATGTCCGCACGCTGCGCTCCGGCATTCCCTTCAAGTCCGAGGTGAAGGTCGACAAAGGCGGCATCGCTTCGATCGAGCGCAAGGACGACAACTCCTACACTGCCGAATACAAGCTCACCATCCGCGTGCCCGAGCCCTCGAAGACGCTGGAGCAACTGCAGACCGTCAATCCGCATCTCTCCAAGCTCCTGCCCGGGCTTCCGGGAATGATGGAAAAATCAGAAGTTTCCCGTTGGTTCTATGATCTTTATGATCGGAAGACGCGAAGCCTTCGGGAGGACGCCACGAAGCTCAACGAACTCCTGACCAAGCACAACTACTACGACTGCGAGACGATGCTCAATCTGACGCATCCGCAGAGCGGACGAAAGATCTTCCTGCTCCAGGCAGAAATGGATGTGGTCTCCGATGGCTCCGATGGCGACCGGCTGCCGACGATGCCGGATGAGATTGTCAATTCCCCCAACTACCAGCCCTACACGAGCTACGGCTGGCCGAAGAAGACGACCACGGCGAACCCGATGATCGCAGGCTTCGAAAGGCGGATCGCGAATGCCAACAAGGAGCTCGCCGGTTCTTCGACCGCCGCCGACCGCAAGGCCTGGCTGCGCACCCGGATTGCCGAGCTCAAGCGGGGTATCGACGATATGAAGGCGCGCAGCTTCCTGATCGCGGAGTATGACCCGTTCATCGTCATCCCTACCTCCCTCCTTTCCGGGCGGGAGCCGTTCTCGCCGAAGGTGGGCGATTACGCCGTGGTGGTGCACGGGGAGAAGCTCTACCCGGCAATTGTGGGCGACGGTGGTCCGACCTTCAAGGTGGGGGAGGCTTCGTTGAGGATCGCGAAGCAGATCAATGCCCGGTCCTCATCCTACAGCCGGCCTGAGTCCGATCTCACGGTGACGTATCTGGTGTTTCCGGGATCCCGCGACGAGGCCAAGGGTCCGCCGGACTATGAGAAATGGCGCACTCGCTGCGAGGAACTGCTGAAGGATTGCGGAGGGCTGGGTGAAGGGGTGGAACTGTATCGCTGGGAGAATCTTTTGCCTGACCTTACACCGCCGACTCCCAATCCTGCGCCAACGCCTGCGGGGAATTCGGCCCCGCCCCCTGTGCCGGCACCTTCGGGGACACCGGAACCTGCGCCAGCTCCGGAACGCTAG
- a CDS encoding phytanoyl-CoA dioxygenase family protein, giving the protein MDLARDGYDLISSDLGEDLLEQLRGEAFTDGAAGMRCLLDLAAVGLAALALKQQLVSGNILPSSAVAIQAIAFDKTPGTNWKVAWHQDLMFPFADKVSSPGYDLASCKSGVHYARPPLDVLEELLAARLHLDDCGEANGPLRISAGTHRLGFIPSSETATHAAANGEVPCLALTREVLLMRPLLLHASSQASAPAHRRVLHIVYHSGRKLPERWFRSV; this is encoded by the coding sequence ATGGATCTCGCGCGTGACGGATACGATCTGATCAGCTCCGACCTCGGGGAGGATCTGTTAGAACAGTTGCGAGGTGAAGCCTTCACCGACGGCGCAGCCGGTATGCGCTGCCTCCTCGATTTGGCAGCCGTGGGACTCGCCGCACTTGCCCTGAAGCAGCAGTTGGTCTCCGGGAATATTCTCCCCTCGTCCGCCGTGGCCATTCAGGCCATCGCCTTCGATAAAACTCCAGGCACAAATTGGAAAGTCGCCTGGCATCAGGATCTAATGTTCCCCTTCGCCGACAAGGTCTCCTCGCCCGGCTACGATCTCGCATCATGCAAGTCCGGCGTTCATTACGCCCGTCCGCCGCTCGACGTGCTGGAGGAACTTCTCGCGGCGCGGCTTCACCTCGATGACTGCGGGGAAGCCAATGGTCCGTTGAGAATCAGCGCAGGAACTCACCGGCTGGGTTTCATTCCATCCTCCGAGACGGCGACTCATGCCGCCGCCAACGGCGAGGTTCCCTGCCTTGCCTTGACCAGGGAGGTGCTACTCATGCGACCGCTCTTGCTCCACGCCTCTTCCCAAGCCAGTGCCCCAGCTCATCGGCGCGTCCTGCATATCGTCTATCACTCCGGCCGGAAGTTGCCGGAACGATGGTTCCGGAGCGTTTGA
- a CDS encoding Gfo/Idh/MocA family protein yields MKKQLRIGLIGYGFMGRTHSNAYSQVGHFFDSNHEVVRQSVCGRDEAKVKAFAEKWGYKSYETDWKKLVAREDIDAIDICTPNDSHAEIALECIKHGKMILCEKPLALDGKQGEEMVKAVEASGLPNLVWYNYRFLPAVSHAKNIVAAGELGRVFHYRANFLQDWTISEELPQGGAGLWRLDAAAAGSGVTGDLLAHCIDTARWINGDIVSVSAMTETFIKERVHTATGEKQAVTIDDACAFLARFENGSLAIFESTRYARGHKALYTFEINGEHKSLFWDLHDLNRLSYFDHGVPGDRRGWSNIHCSDGDHPYAGNWWVPGLCLGYEHSFIHEMAEFLKSLDDPKAEKRYPDFRHALGTQYVCDAVLESAKTGQWVNVKKA; encoded by the coding sequence ATGAAAAAGCAACTCCGCATCGGCCTCATCGGTTACGGCTTCATGGGCCGCACGCACTCGAATGCCTATTCGCAGGTCGGCCACTTCTTCGACTCGAACCACGAAGTCGTCCGCCAGTCCGTCTGCGGCCGCGACGAGGCCAAGGTGAAGGCCTTCGCCGAGAAGTGGGGCTACAAGTCCTACGAGACCGATTGGAAAAAACTCGTCGCCCGCGAGGACATCGACGCCATCGACATCTGCACGCCGAACGACTCGCACGCCGAGATCGCGCTCGAGTGCATCAAGCATGGCAAGATGATCCTATGCGAAAAGCCGCTCGCCCTCGATGGCAAACAGGGTGAGGAGATGGTCAAGGCCGTCGAAGCCTCCGGCCTGCCGAACCTCGTCTGGTACAACTACCGCTTCCTGCCCGCGGTTAGCCACGCGAAGAACATCGTCGCAGCCGGTGAACTTGGTCGCGTTTTCCACTACCGTGCGAACTTCCTGCAGGACTGGACGATCTCCGAAGAGCTCCCGCAAGGTGGTGCCGGACTCTGGCGCCTCGATGCTGCAGCCGCTGGCTCCGGTGTAACGGGTGACCTGCTCGCTCACTGCATCGATACCGCGCGCTGGATCAATGGCGACATCGTCTCCGTGAGCGCGATGACCGAGACCTTCATCAAGGAGCGCGTCCACACCGCCACCGGTGAGAAGCAGGCCGTCACCATCGACGACGCCTGCGCCTTCCTCGCCCGCTTCGAGAATGGATCGCTGGCCATCTTCGAATCCACTCGCTACGCGCGTGGCCACAAGGCGCTCTACACCTTCGAGATCAACGGTGAACACAAGTCCCTCTTCTGGGATCTCCACGACCTTAACCGTCTTTCTTACTTCGACCACGGCGTTCCCGGTGATCGCCGTGGCTGGAGCAATATCCACTGCTCCGACGGTGATCATCCTTACGCCGGCAACTGGTGGGTGCCCGGCCTGTGCCTCGGTTACGAGCACTCGTTCATCCACGAGATGGCCGAGTTCCTCAAGTCACTCGATGACCCGAAGGCCGAGAAGCGCTACCCCGACTTCCGCCATGCTCTTGGCACCCAATACGTCTGCGACGCCGTCCTCGAGTCGGCGAAGACCGGGCAGTGGGTGAATGTGAAGAAGGCTTGA
- a CDS encoding Hsp70 family protein, which produces MIGIDLGTTNSLVAVFENGHPRILANELGEELTPSVVAAAEDGRLLVGRAAKDRMIIDPSSGMACFKRDMGTPARYRFGGKDWNPVTCSAMVLSEMKRIAALHLDIDVTKAVITVPAYFHDQQRQATIEAAKIAGLQVERIINEPTAAALAYGYRNPEQETQVLVFDIGGGTFDVTLLEIFDGVVEVKSTAGESRLGGEDYTDGFCEWLENKHGWVPGLAQRGSWRQRVEVAKRLLAVHEVASVAVDGRLVEVTREDFKEATTAITARLRPVVSRCLRDAGISAAELDDVLMVGGASRMSVVKDFVQDQLKRITTIKLDPDRVVALGAAVQAGLCANDAAVGDIVLTDVSPHTLGIAMAKEVASGGVDKGYFAPIIDRNTTVPTSRSRVFNTLHPDQDRIKIEVFQGEARMTKDNQGIGEVTVHGLRHMPGQKRPGEVDVRFSYDMNGILEVEVTVLSNGQKKHLVIEQRPGTLSKREIEEAVARMQPLKMHPRDSLPNRARLERANRVYAELVGPAREHLNAVTDRFEAALESQDPQAIKETAAVLDSFLRGFFEHEGERQPEPLDA; this is translated from the coding sequence GTGATCGGTATCGACCTCGGAACCACCAATAGCCTCGTTGCCGTTTTCGAGAACGGCCACCCGCGCATTCTTGCGAATGAGCTGGGGGAGGAACTCACGCCCAGCGTGGTGGCAGCGGCTGAGGATGGCCGGCTGTTGGTCGGTAGGGCAGCGAAGGACCGCATGATCATCGATCCGTCTTCGGGCATGGCCTGCTTCAAGCGGGACATGGGCACGCCGGCGAGGTATCGTTTCGGCGGGAAGGATTGGAACCCGGTCACCTGCTCGGCGATGGTCCTTTCCGAGATGAAGCGGATCGCTGCGCTGCATCTCGACATCGATGTTACCAAGGCGGTCATCACGGTACCGGCTTACTTCCACGACCAGCAGCGGCAGGCGACAATCGAGGCTGCCAAGATTGCCGGCTTGCAGGTGGAGCGCATCATCAACGAACCCACAGCAGCTGCGCTGGCCTACGGCTACCGCAATCCCGAGCAGGAAACGCAGGTGCTCGTCTTCGACATCGGGGGCGGGACCTTTGACGTCACCTTGCTGGAGATCTTCGACGGCGTGGTGGAGGTGAAATCGACGGCCGGGGAAAGCCGGTTGGGCGGGGAAGACTATACGGACGGCTTCTGCGAGTGGCTGGAGAATAAGCATGGCTGGGTGCCGGGCTTGGCCCAGCGCGGGAGCTGGCGGCAACGTGTCGAGGTCGCCAAGCGCCTGCTCGCGGTTCACGAGGTGGCGAGCGTCGCGGTCGATGGACGATTGGTCGAGGTCACCCGCGAGGATTTCAAGGAAGCCACCACGGCAATCACGGCGCGGCTGCGGCCGGTGGTGAGCCGCTGCCTGCGCGATGCAGGCATTTCAGCCGCAGAGCTGGACGATGTTCTCATGGTCGGAGGCGCCAGTCGCATGAGCGTGGTCAAAGACTTCGTGCAGGATCAGCTCAAGCGAATCACCACGATCAAGTTGGACCCGGACCGGGTGGTCGCGCTTGGTGCCGCGGTGCAAGCCGGGCTGTGCGCCAATGATGCCGCCGTGGGAGATATCGTGCTGACGGACGTGAGCCCCCATACCTTGGGCATCGCGATGGCGAAGGAGGTTGCGAGCGGCGGGGTCGACAAGGGCTATTTCGCTCCGATCATCGACCGCAATACCACCGTGCCGACGAGTCGCAGCCGGGTCTTCAATACCCTGCACCCGGATCAGGATCGGATAAAAATCGAGGTGTTCCAAGGTGAGGCCCGGATGACCAAGGACAATCAGGGGATCGGCGAAGTGACCGTTCACGGCCTTCGTCACATGCCGGGCCAAAAGCGACCGGGGGAGGTAGACGTCCGGTTTTCCTACGACATGAACGGCATCCTGGAAGTGGAGGTGACCGTGCTGTCGAATGGCCAGAAGAAGCATCTGGTGATCGAGCAGCGCCCGGGCACACTTTCGAAGCGGGAGATTGAAGAGGCCGTGGCCCGGATGCAGCCGCTCAAGATGCATCCTCGGGACTCGTTGCCAAACCGCGCCCGCCTCGAGCGTGCCAACCGGGTCTATGCCGAACTGGTCGGCCCGGCGCGTGAGCATCTCAATGCTGTCACCGATCGCTTCGAGGCCGCGCTCGAATCGCAGGATCCGCAAGCGATCAAGGAAACCGCGGCCGTGCTCGATAGCTTTCTGCGTGGCTTCTTCGAACACGAAGGAGAACGGCAGCCTGAACCCCTCGACGCCTGA
- a CDS encoding DUF6756 family protein, producing MRTLRDAITGVLKDHPEIDFRFCRLGQHESLLDAIAERFLTRGRQDLNQVWLHACFADITETCQPPDIFAELRKRVSVDENYWFLASEENGKYWVAEGNGAAIIKVIVEMHCFEYYIIDRQMTWLICENHHNMLIQARARDRSIPVSIT from the coding sequence ATGAGAACTCTACGCGATGCCATCACCGGAGTGTTGAAAGATCACCCCGAAATTGACTTCCGATTCTGTCGGCTCGGCCAACATGAAAGCCTGCTCGATGCCATCGCCGAGCGCTTCTTAACGCGCGGCCGCCAGGATCTGAATCAAGTTTGGTTGCACGCGTGCTTCGCCGACATCACCGAGACCTGCCAACCGCCCGATATTTTCGCCGAACTCCGGAAGCGGGTCAGCGTCGACGAGAACTACTGGTTTCTCGCCAGTGAGGAGAACGGCAAGTATTGGGTCGCCGAAGGGAACGGTGCCGCCATCATCAAGGTGATCGTCGAGATGCACTGCTTCGAGTATTACATTATCGACCGCCAGATGACATGGCTCATCTGTGAGAACCACCACAACATGCTGATTCAAGCACGAGCAAGGGATCGAAGCATTCCAGTCTCCATCACGTGA